Proteins encoded in a region of the Mycoplasma feriruminatoris genome:
- the nrdI gene encoding class Ib ribonucleoside-diphosphate reductase assembly flavoprotein NrdI has product MHSNVKKVTDKDVIKPVGTPFVVYFSSISNNTHRFIQKLELENIRIPYELDESISVDRDYVLVTPTYSGGGEYVEGAVPKQVIKFLNNEKNRSFCRGVISSGNTNFGDTFGIAGPIISKKLNVPFLYQFELLGTQHDVSKIRQILLKFWEDGNNERK; this is encoded by the coding sequence ATGCATTCAAATGTTAAAAAAGTTACAGATAAAGATGTAATTAAACCTGTTGGTACACCTTTTGTAGTGTATTTTTCTTCAATTTCAAATAACACACATAGATTTATTCAAAAATTAGAATTAGAAAATATTAGAATTCCTTATGAATTAGATGAATCAATTAGTGTTGATCGTGATTATGTTTTAGTTACTCCAACTTATAGTGGTGGGGGAGAATATGTTGAAGGTGCTGTACCAAAACAAGTAATCAAGTTTTTAAATAATGAAAAAAATAGAAGTTTTTGTAGAGGTGTAATTTCATCAGGAAATACTAATTTTGGTGATACTTTTGGAATTGCTGGACCAATTATTTCTAAAAAATTAAATGTTCCTTTTTTATACCAATTTGAATTACTAGGAACACAACACGATGTTAGTAAAATAAGACAAATATTATTAAAGTTTTGAGAGGATGGTAATAATGAACGAAAATAA
- the nrdF gene encoding class 1b ribonucleoside-diphosphate reductase subunit beta has product MAKEQKYYQESLSPIEFAKNNFQGNLRSVNWNVINDEKDLEVWNRITQNFWLPEKIPVSNDLPSWRSLSPEWQQLVTRTFTGLTLLDTVQATVGDVAQIEHSLTDHEQVIYSNFAFMVGVHARSYGTIFSTLCSSEQIEEAHEWVVKTESLQKRAKALIPYYTGNDPLKSKVAAALMPGFLLYGGFYLPFYLSARGKLPNTSDIIRLILRDKVIHNYYSGYKYQRKVAKLSAEKQAEMKEFVFKLLYELIDLETAYLKELYAGFDIVDDAIRFSVYNAGKFLQNLGYDSPFSEEETRIEPEIFNQLSARADENHDFFSGNGSSYVMGVSVETEDEDWEF; this is encoded by the coding sequence ATGGCAAAAGAACAAAAATATTACCAAGAATCACTCTCACCAATCGAATTTGCTAAAAATAATTTTCAAGGAAATTTAAGATCAGTTAATTGAAATGTTATTAATGATGAAAAGGATTTAGAAGTTTGAAACAGAATTACTCAAAACTTTTGATTACCAGAAAAAATTCCAGTTTCAAATGATCTACCATCATGAAGAAGTTTATCACCAGAATGACAACAATTAGTAACTAGAACTTTTACTGGTTTAACTTTATTAGATACTGTACAAGCAACTGTTGGAGATGTTGCTCAAATCGAACATTCATTAACTGATCATGAACAAGTAATTTATTCTAATTTTGCTTTTATGGTTGGTGTGCATGCGCGTTCTTATGGAACTATTTTTTCAACATTATGTTCAAGTGAACAAATAGAAGAAGCTCATGAATGAGTTGTTAAAACTGAATCATTACAAAAAAGAGCAAAAGCTCTAATTCCATATTACACAGGAAATGATCCATTAAAATCTAAAGTTGCAGCAGCTTTAATGCCTGGATTTTTATTATATGGTGGATTTTATTTACCATTTTATTTATCTGCTAGAGGAAAATTACCAAATACTTCAGATATTATTAGATTAATTTTAAGAGATAAAGTAATTCACAACTACTATAGTGGGTATAAATATCAAAGAAAAGTAGCTAAATTATCAGCTGAAAAACAAGCAGAAATGAAAGAGTTTGTTTTTAAATTATTATATGAATTAATTGATTTAGAAACTGCTTATTTAAAAGAGTTATATGCTGGTTTTGATATTGTTGATGATGCTATTAGATTTAGTGTTTATAATGCTGGTAAATTCTTACAAAATCTAGGATATGATTCACCATTTAGTGAAGAAGAAACTAGAATTGAGCCTGAAATTTTTAACCAATTATCAGCTAGAGCCGATGAAAATCACGATTTCTTTTCAGGAAATGGATCTTCATATGTTATGGGAGTTTCAGTTGAAACAGAAGACGAAGACTGAGAATTTTAG
- the secG gene encoding preprotein translocase subunit SecG produces the protein MINLLASTTKLAQQLILGFEIFIFIIAFIMIAIGLLQNKQSQTGLSALNGGNEELFSNSKERGLDKTLSIWMLVLGIIFFIIALIISIITNTLL, from the coding sequence ATGATAAATCTATTAGCTTCAACAACTAAATTAGCTCAGCAACTAATACTTGGATTTGAGATCTTTATTTTCATTATTGCATTTATAATGATTGCTATAGGTTTATTACAAAACAAACAATCTCAAACTGGACTAAGTGCTTTAAATGGTGGAAACGAAGAATTGTTTTCTAATTCAAAAGAGCGTGGGTTAGATAAAACTCTTTCTATTTGAATGCTGGTTTTAGGAATTATATTTTTTATAATAGCATTAATAATAAGCATCATTACAAACACTTTGTTATAA
- the rnr gene encoding ribonuclease R encodes MESKIIEILKKNHHKISLNKLLTYFKALDYALVKNYLDQLESNNKIAISLDNNIYLLDEIYKRGTIKLNPKGFGFINDINSVDNEDYFIAGVDLNNCISQDEVVYILKQEEDNRLKAIVIELIKRTKVYLIGEINRSFDKRFLDFIPNDKSFDNFRFVIVNKNEFKYEEFQIIKAKIISCKERRIFIRLIKIIGNSKKASDRILAIAEEFDIKTSFDKSTLDNAKQINLSTDKLEKEFIKRQNNSLINKTIVTIDGIDSKDLDDAICVEKLDNGHYKLFVAIADVSYFVRYKSSLDKEALLRGNSTYLANKVIPMLPNILSDDLCSLNPDTKKLVFVCEMEFDNNANMLNKKVYESVIISKARLNYDEVNNYFKTKTWTHCLETKQMLDVAYELYKKIEDLKTKKGTISFDVREPKIILDKDLNVIDIKAKTADQAEKLIEQFMVSCNEAVAELVFQKDLPFLYRNHNKPDENELINWYKSLKTFGINPKLTNKQILNPVFINHTLTQIKEQIKDEIEVELLNISLLRYMEKAKYGLENIGHFGLASECYTHFTSPIRRYSDLLVHRFLKQYLITKDLKPTSLEQNTVYVNKVSNIINDTETKSVDCEREVIKACMCEYMLNKVNTTYQATISSVLKFGIFIQLDNLVEGLVHISNMNNDLVYDEANRILIKPDNTYYRMGQKVKVKLINVDIKKRTIDFVLIE; translated from the coding sequence ATGGAATCTAAGATTATTGAAATTTTAAAAAAGAACCATCATAAAATTAGTTTAAATAAACTTCTGACTTATTTTAAAGCTCTAGATTATGCACTAGTTAAAAACTACTTAGACCAATTAGAATCAAATAATAAAATTGCTATTTCACTAGATAATAATATTTATTTATTAGATGAAATCTATAAAAGAGGAACTATTAAATTAAATCCAAAAGGTTTTGGTTTTATAAACGATATTAATAGTGTTGATAATGAAGATTATTTTATAGCTGGAGTTGATTTAAATAATTGTATTAGTCAAGATGAAGTAGTTTATATTTTAAAACAAGAAGAAGATAATAGATTAAAAGCTATAGTTATTGAATTAATTAAAAGGACAAAAGTTTATTTAATTGGTGAGATAAATAGAAGTTTTGATAAAAGGTTTTTAGATTTCATACCAAACGATAAATCATTTGATAATTTTAGATTTGTAATAGTTAATAAAAATGAATTTAAATACGAAGAATTTCAAATTATTAAAGCAAAAATCATTAGTTGTAAAGAACGTAGAATTTTTATAAGACTTATAAAAATTATTGGAAATAGTAAAAAAGCAAGTGACCGTATTTTAGCAATAGCTGAAGAATTTGACATTAAAACTAGTTTTGACAAATCAACACTAGATAATGCTAAACAAATTAATTTATCAACTGATAAACTAGAAAAAGAATTTATAAAAAGACAAAATAATTCTTTAATTAATAAAACAATAGTAACAATTGATGGAATTGATTCAAAAGATCTAGATGATGCAATTTGTGTTGAAAAACTAGATAATGGTCATTATAAGTTATTTGTTGCTATTGCTGATGTTTCTTATTTTGTAAGATATAAATCTAGTTTAGATAAAGAAGCTTTATTAAGAGGTAATTCTACTTATTTAGCAAATAAAGTAATTCCAATGCTACCAAACATTTTATCTGATGATTTATGTTCATTAAATCCTGATACTAAAAAGCTAGTTTTTGTATGTGAAATGGAATTTGATAATAATGCAAATATGTTAAATAAAAAAGTTTATGAATCAGTAATTATTTCTAAAGCTAGACTAAACTATGATGAAGTAAACAACTATTTTAAAACAAAAACTTGAACTCACTGCTTAGAAACAAAACAAATGTTAGATGTTGCTTATGAGTTGTATAAAAAAATAGAAGATTTAAAAACTAAAAAAGGAACTATTAGTTTTGATGTTAGAGAACCAAAAATTATTTTAGATAAAGATCTAAACGTAATTGATATTAAAGCTAAAACTGCTGATCAAGCTGAAAAGTTAATTGAACAATTTATGGTAAGTTGTAATGAAGCAGTAGCTGAATTAGTTTTTCAAAAAGATCTACCTTTTTTATATAGAAACCATAACAAACCAGATGAAAATGAATTAATTAATTGATATAAATCATTAAAAACATTTGGAATAAATCCAAAATTAACTAACAAACAAATTCTAAATCCAGTATTTATTAATCACACTTTAACTCAAATCAAAGAACAAATTAAAGATGAGATTGAAGTTGAGCTATTAAATATTTCTTTATTAAGATATATGGAAAAAGCTAAGTATGGGTTAGAAAACATTGGTCATTTTGGATTAGCTAGTGAATGCTATACTCATTTTACTTCACCAATTAGAAGATATTCAGATCTTTTAGTGCATCGTTTTTTAAAACAATATTTAATTACAAAAGATCTAAAACCTACTAGTTTAGAACAAAACACAGTTTATGTAAATAAAGTAAGTAATATTATTAATGATACTGAAACTAAAAGTGTTGATTGTGAAAGAGAAGTAATTAAAGCATGTATGTGTGAATATATGCTAAATAAAGTTAATACAACTTATCAAGCAACCATTTCATCAGTTTTAAAATTTGGAATATTTATTCAATTAGATAATCTAGTTGAAGGATTAGTACATATTTCAAATATGAATAATGATTTAGTTTATGATGAAGCTAATAGAATTTTAATTAAACCAGATAATACTTATTATAGAATGGGACAAAAAGTTAAAGTAAAACTAATTAATGTTGATATTAAAAAAAGAACAATTGATTTTGTTTTAATAGAATAG
- the smpB gene encoding SsrA-binding protein SmpB: MGEHLITKNKKAYFNYEIIQTYQAGIVLNGPEIKSIRNHDVSINEAFVLIRKKEVYVLNMNIKKYEYANYIKGLEETRTRKLLLHKKEIIKILNRIKQENLTIIPTKLYFKDDYVKLEIALAKGKKLHDKRQTIKTRDIERKELRNYK; encoded by the coding sequence ATGGGAGAACATTTAATAACTAAAAATAAAAAAGCTTATTTTAATTATGAAATTATTCAAACTTATCAAGCTGGTATTGTTTTAAATGGTCCTGAAATTAAATCTATTAGAAATCATGATGTTTCAATTAATGAAGCTTTTGTTTTAATTAGAAAAAAAGAAGTTTATGTTTTAAATATGAACATTAAAAAGTATGAGTATGCTAATTATATAAAAGGTTTAGAAGAAACTAGAACTAGAAAACTTTTATTACATAAAAAAGAAATAATTAAAATTCTAAATAGAATTAAACAAGAAAATTTAACTATTATACCTACTAAACTATATTTTAAAGATGATTATGTTAAATTAGAAATAGCTTTAGCTAAAGGTAAAAAGCTTCATGATAAAAGACAAACTATTAAAACAAGAGATATAGAAAGAAAAGAGTTAAGAAATTACAAATAA